CAGTGAACGCGTGCGGGGAGACCAGCCTGGTGTCCCGCCGCGCTGCCGGGACGAACAGCACGGCGTCCCCGGACTTCTTCAACCGCTCCACCTGCGCCGCAGCTGCTAGGACGTCGTCCACGCGGCTCTGCGGCGAGCGCTTCGCGAGCGCCTGCGGAAGCAGGACGACCGAAGCGACGGCGACCGCGACGGGAAGGACCCAGCGCGCGGCGCTCCACGACCGCCGCTGCACCGCCCCCACTAGCGTGCCAAGAAGGACACCGATCATCAGAGCCAAGCCCAGCAGGCTGAACAGCACATACCGATCCACGAAAAGCGGCTTGAACAGCGAGAGCCCGACGAGACCGAGCTGCGGGACCGCGAGCAGGGGCAGCCCGACGGCCGCTGCCGAGAGCCGTCCCGCCCGGGGCCGGTCCAGCAGGGTCCCGGCGCCGGCGATCGCAAGCAGGACCGCCGGTCCGATCAGCATGTGCCAGGTCAGCGGAGGGATCCAGGACACCTGCCCGGACTGGGTACGGCTGAAGAGGATCAGTGGCGTGACGCCTGCCGTTGCCGCCACGGATGCCGCGGTCCAACAAGCCCACGTCCCGCGCGTCGCTCGTGCCCACGCCAGGGTCGTCAGGTGCGCGGGCAGTATCAGCAACGAGAGCCAGTTCAGCAGGCCGCACACGAAGACCGTGCAGCCGTAGGCGGTCCAGTACCCCCACCGGTTCCGTCGCCCCTGCAGTATCGCCACGAGTAGCAGCGTTGAGAGCCCGGCGCCCGCCGCCACCAGGGCGTACGGACGGCCCTCCTGAAGGTAGAACTGCACGGAGGGAAGCAGCCCGAACGCCATGCCTCCGCCCAAGCCCACCGGATTCCCGGAAAGCCGCCGACCGAGTTCCGCCACACATGCCGCTCCCGCCGCGACCGCCAGCACGGAGGGCAGCCGTAACACGGTGGTCGAAGGGCCGAAGCACTCGAACAGTGCGTGCATGAACAGGTAGTAGAGGGCATGGACGACGTCGACGTGCTCCAGCATGCGCGTGATGTCGCTGGTGGACCGGAGGGCGACCTGCCAGGTTGCGGCCTCGTCCCGCCAGACACTGTCCTCCCGCGACAGCCCCCACAGGCCGAGCGCGACGGTCCACAGGAAAGGAATAAGCCAAACGGAAACACTGCGCTGAGAGCGGAGATCGGTGAATCTCGTCAAAGTCGGTCGCCCCCTGGCCAGCCAAATCCACGCAGTCGTTCGCAAGGTGTGGTGCTCGGCGTGAATCCGAGTGACGGGCAGGCCGGCAGCGCGGTCGTGATCTTACCGGCAAGGATCTCCATGCGCCGAACGAGGGGTCTCGCAGAACGGTCCGGCGGCGTCAACTTCCGTGCCTGAAGGGGGCAGTGAGGTGGAGGGACGGAGGTGCGTGCGGGGCCGGGACTCCGCGCGGGGCAACGATTTTACGCCAAAAGGGATTCGAGCTGGCGCAAAATCGAGAATACGACACAAGTGGATCCGAGAATTCCGGCGCCGATTTCGTTAAGCCGGACGAGGGTGGCCGAAATTGCGGCATGGCCGAAACGTGACGGTGATTCAGGTCACTTAAATCCCGGTTGACGAGTTGCTAAGCCATTGGCAAAGATCTCTTCTGGGTAAATTGATCATCACGTAAGGGGAAGCGTTCATGAAGAAGAGAAGTGCTCTGAAGGCCACGCTCGCCTCCGCGGCGCTGATTCTCGGAGCAGCCGCTCCGGCGATGGCCATCACGGTGGACGTCGGCGGCGGTCGGTGGTCCTACGACCAGGGGGCGAACAGTGCCTGGTCAAACTACTACCACTCGAAGAACAAGCACGCATCCTCCGTGAAGATCGGTGCCAACATTTTCCGGAGTGGCTGCACTTCGGCCGGTAGCTGGTCGCTGGCGTCCGGTGGAAAGAACGGCGGCACGGTTAGCTGGTACTACGACCCGAGCTGCTGATTCCACGCTCGGATCGTGAAAGTGTGCACCCGGTAGATCTCGCTGAGTGAGCCGAGGCTCCGGTCCGACGCGGCTGCGGATATGCGGTTCTGTTCTGCCGTCTTCCGCAGTCGCGTCACGCTGCCCCTTGTTTCACCTGACATGCATGGCTCCCTGGAACTCTGAAATAAGATGTGCAATGCTGCAGCGAGGTATTAGGTTTGTTCACGTCGTCACACTGGCTTTCTCCGCCCTCCTCGCCTTCCTCTTCGTACGAGGCATCGACGAGAGCCGAGTTCTGGGAAGCGTCGCCCTGGTCGACGTGGTCGACTCCGATGGCACGGCGAGTTCCGCGCGCGTCGTAGACGTCGTCAAGTCGGTCGCGGCCGAGAGCCGAGTCGGTGTGGCCCGCGAGGTGCCGGATCTGAAGAACCCCGAGGGGCTCCGGCATCTGTACCTCGCCACAGGAGACCGTGGATCGGCGACGGGGGCGTGGCTGGACGAGGGTTACCCGTCCTTCAGCCGGAACGTCGAGACCCGTGTCCATCCCATATCCGAAATCGAGCACCTCGATCCGCGCGGCGCTTATCACGTCTTCGGGCCGCCGGAAGCCGTCGACGCCCTGATCGGCGAGTTCGCCGAGCTCGGGCTCCGTGTGAACGTGGCGTACCCGCTGTCCTACGCGACGCTGGCGACCGACTACTCCGGCGATCCCCTGCCCTGGTCCCTGGGTGTCATGGCCCTCGCCGCCGTGACCCTGACCGGGGCGAGTGTGCTGCTGCGAGCGAAGACCTACGCCGTCCTTCGCCTGCAGGGCATGTCCTACCCGGATGTCCTGATGCGCGATCTGAGGCAGACGGCGGGCTTCTGGCTCGTCTCCTTCGGTGGCGTCGTGGTGGTGACCCTCAGTGCCCTCGGTCTCTACAACGGCTGGGCCAGACTCGGTCTGTTCGCCTCGGTCGCCCTGGGGATCGCCGCCCTGCTGACCCTCCTCGTGATCGGCTCCCACGCCGCGGTTCTCGCACTCGTCTTCCGAGTCGGAATCCTGTCGTCCCTGAAGGGCGAACTGCCCTCGCGAGCGGCGACCATCAGCCTCTACGTGGTTCGCGTACCAGCGCTCCTCCTCGCGTTGAGCATCGCGTTGAGCGTCGCCGTGGCCGGCCAGGACGTCCTGAAACGACAAGAGAACCGCGACGTCTATCGAAGCGTGGGGGATGCCGTCTCGATTCGTCTCAGCGGCGCGTTCGCCACCCGACCCGACGAACTGGACCGAAAGGTCGGGCCGTGGCTTCGGGCGGCGGATGCGCGAGGCGAGATCGTCGTAGCCGGCCGAGGGGATCTCCAGATGACAGCACCGGATGCGAACCTGCCGGCGGGCGAGATCCTCATTGTCAACGAGACCTACGCCCGGGAGCAGCCGGTTCTCGACCAGGAGGGCCGCCGTTACGTCCCCGAAGCAGGTGACACCAAGAACTCGCAGCGCCGCCCCGTGCGCGTGATCATTCCCGCGCCTTACACCTCGCACACGGAAGCGATCGTCCAAGCGGTCTCCAGGAAGCTCGACCCGGGGCTCAGCCGGAACATCCCCGTCAAGCCGCTCGGCGCGAAGAACGGGCAGCAACTCTTCGGTTACAACACCGGTGCCCTGGTCTACAGCTCGGCACACCCTGCGAACGAGGACAGGTCGCTGATGCGCGATCCGATCGTCGTCGTAGTCCCGAACGGGTCGGACTTCCTCACCGATGACGCCTACACCACCTTCGCAACTCAGGAAGGTGTCGTCTTCCTCGACCCCGACGATGTCCTGAACGCCATCGCATCGGAAGGGCTGCGGGACTATGTGTCGTCCGTGTCCCCGGTCGGGCAGCGGATCGCGACGGAGCTGAGCGACGCGGTCGGCGACTTCCGGCTGCAGATGTTCAACCTGGCCCTCGCGGTGGCGGTCCTCCTGGTCGCGGGAGTCGGAATCTGCATCATCTACACGAGGAAGAACGCCCAGCTCATCTTCGTGCGTCACATCAGTGGCTGGACATTTGCCGCATCCCATCGCTTCATTCTGGCGGTGGAGGCGGCCATCGCGATCGTCTTCGCGGTACGGATTCCCATCGAGGTATGGCAGCAGAACCGGGAGATCGCCGAGTTCACAGCGGCAGGCCTGCCGGCCCCCTTCCCTCCGTTGCGCGTCGAACTCGCAGAGCTGGCTCTCATCGCCGGCCTTGCCGTGGTCGAACTCGCCGTGATCCTCCTCGCCCTGTCGGCGTTCCACCGCCGGATCGTGAAGGAAGGCGCATCCGAGGCGTGACCCCCTCGAGAATCGAAGCAACCCCCCATCCAGCCGGAGTGCAATTGTGATTGACGTCGAGGGACTGTCGAAGAGTTTCGGCGAGCGAACGCTGTGGCGCGATATCAGCCTGACGGTAGGTCGTGGCGAAATGCTCGCCCTCACCGGTCCGAGCGGCTCCGGCAAGTCGACTCTCCTGAACTGCCTGGGGCTGCTCGACAGACCGAGTGCCGGGGCCATTCGCCACGAGGGGAAGGACATCACACGTTTCGGCAGGCGCGAGGTTCGCCTGTTCCGCAGAGATGTTCTCGGGTACCTCTTCCAGGGGTACGCCCTCATCGAGAACGCCACTGTCGAGGAGAACCTGGAAGTGGCCGTGAAGCCGCGTCGTGCGCTCCGGGACAAGGCCGGCGCGTCCCTCGCGGAAGCACTGCAGCGCGTCGGGCTGGCTGGGCGGCACAAGGAGACGGTCCACCGCCTCAGCGGTGGGGAGCAGCAGCGTGTGGCCCTCGCCCGTCTCATCGTCCAGCAGCCGACGCTCGTCCTCGCGGACGAGCCGACCGCCGCTCTGGACCGTGACAACACCGCCATGGTTCTGGACTCGCTACGGGAAATGAGCCGAGCCGGGTGTGCAGTAGTGATCGCCACACATGACGACATCGTCCGTGATGCCTGTGACAACGTGTTCGCCCTGGGAACGCCGCTCGTGGCCCAGTGAGCCTGACAGCGGGGGAGGCGTCAGTCGCCAGCGAGGTGGGGAACGATCTCTGCCGGCTTGGGAAGCGATCTTCGTACGCATTTGGAATGCCTGGTCAGGGGCACTCGTGAACGGCCCACAGCACGACTGTTCTTGAGTTGGTTCAGGAAGAGTTCACGAGATCCCGTCCGATCTGATTGATCGGGCGGGATCTCGGCGTTTCCGGGGTCTGGATTGAGGCCGGGTCCGAATGCGGGCGGGTCTTGGGGTTCTGGGGCGTCAGATGGTCGTGTGGAGGGCGAACGGGGCGATCCTGCGAAGGTGTCCAGCAGGTCTCCCGGGCGGTGACGAGGAGGGACCGTACGCGGCCGCCGCCGGTCTCACCTCCATCTGCCACTGCTCGCAGGCATGCCCGCCGTGTGTGCCATGTGCCAGAGCGCGCCTTCGAGGAGGTGGAGCCGGGGCGTCTCGGTGGCCGGTCCGGGGTATGTGCGCATGGTGATCCAGACGCGGTAGGTGTACTCCCCCGGCCTGCTGGGTGGGGCCCTTCTCGCGGAGGCATCCGCGGCGGGCACCGGTCTCCTGCGTCAGTGCTGGGTAGGCGTGCGGTGGTGAGGCGGCGTGGCATCGCGATCCGGCCCTGTCCCTCTGCGGCGTCCCGCCGGTTCCGGTCCGCGCGGAGCCCCGGCGACCCCGCGGAATCGTGGTCAGTAGGGTCACGGGGTGACGACGAAGACGGACGCGACGGACGGTCGGCTGCTGTACGGGTGCATGGGGCTCGGAGGAACGTGGGACACCGCGCCGT
The genomic region above belongs to Streptomyces marianii and contains:
- a CDS encoding glycosyltransferase family 39 protein translates to MTRFTDLRSQRSVSVWLIPFLWTVALGLWGLSREDSVWRDEAATWQVALRSTSDITRMLEHVDVVHALYYLFMHALFECFGPSTTVLRLPSVLAVAAGAACVAELGRRLSGNPVGLGGGMAFGLLPSVQFYLQEGRPYALVAAGAGLSTLLLVAILQGRRNRWGYWTAYGCTVFVCGLLNWLSLLILPAHLTTLAWARATRGTWACWTAASVAATAGVTPLILFSRTQSGQVSWIPPLTWHMLIGPAVLLAIAGAGTLLDRPRAGRLSAAAVGLPLLAVPQLGLVGLSLFKPLFVDRYVLFSLLGLALMIGVLLGTLVGAVQRRSWSAARWVLPVAVAVASVVLLPQALAKRSPQSRVDDVLAAAAQVERLKKSGDAVLFVPAARRDTRLVSPHAFTGLQDIALEETPERSGTLKGVEWDAARIRTEMLARQRIVLVTDAGDVSKPASSARDRTKISTFREYFRPVADEQVRGRRVTVYERRTSDRPS
- a CDS encoding lactococcin 972 family bacteriocin, which codes for MKKRSALKATLASAALILGAAAPAMAITVDVGGGRWSYDQGANSAWSNYYHSKNKHASSVKIGANIFRSGCTSAGSWSLASGGKNGGTVSWYYDPSC
- a CDS encoding ABC transporter ATP-binding protein — protein: MIDVEGLSKSFGERTLWRDISLTVGRGEMLALTGPSGSGKSTLLNCLGLLDRPSAGAIRHEGKDITRFGRREVRLFRRDVLGYLFQGYALIENATVEENLEVAVKPRRALRDKAGASLAEALQRVGLAGRHKETVHRLSGGEQQRVALARLIVQQPTLVLADEPTAALDRDNTAMVLDSLREMSRAGCAVVIATHDDIVRDACDNVFALGTPLVAQ